The DNA segment ACTTTTTTATATATAATTAACATGTGGTGAGGATTGAAGACACTGTGGAGCTTTTAGATTTGAAGATCTTAAATAAAGGAAGAAGCTTTAAAGTAAAGACAGGATTTACATGTGATCTCCTATCTGTAGTGATGGCAAAGGCATCGAAGGACTCCGTATGGATAACAGTGCAAAGGCACCTTAACACTGTTGCAGTGGCCACTCTAAGAGAAATTGGAGCTATAGTTATCTCCCATGGTTTTATTCCCGATGAAGAAGTAATTGATAGGGCAAAAAAGGAAAGGATATGGATATTGACAACAGAGGAACCTTCTTTCGAGATTTCAGGAAAATTGTACAGATTGTTAAGAAATGAAACTAATAGCTGATTTACATATACACTCTGTTCTATCTCTATGTGGAGATTTTGAAATGGCTCCATGCAATATTGTAAGGAGAGTCAAAGAGTTAGGACTGAATACCTTTTCGATAACAGATCACAATAGTATTGGGAATTTACTCCCCTTCAAAAAAGTGGCAGAAAAGGAAAATCTAAAGTTTATATTTGGAATGGAGGTTCAGACTGAAGAAGAGGTTCATGTTTTAACTTACTTTGAATCCTACGAATCGATTAGAAGAGTCTGGAACATCATTTATAAAAAACTTCCAGCTGTAAATAATAGCCCAGATTACTTTGGAGAACAGATTCTCGTTAACGATAATGATGATATTCCAGATCACAACCTATTTTCCTTATTGGAGATTTCAGATGAAAGAGATGTAAAAAAACTAAAGGAAAAATTCGGCTTTCTTAAAAACTTTAACTTTGTATCTTTTTCAGATGCTCATTACCTTAAAGATATAGGAAGGAGCATAACAGTTTTTTATCTTGAGGGAAAGGAGAATTTAATACTTGCACTCAATAGAGGAAAAGTAAGGATAAGGAGGATATGCTATGATGAATGAACTCTCTCTCCATATTATTGATCTTGTTCAAAACTCAGTAAGAGCAAAAGCAAAGTTTATAGAAATAATACTGGTTGATGACGAGAAAAGAGATGAAATTCTATTGGTAGTAAAGGATGACGGAAAAGGTATAAGAAATGATGAGATTGAAAAAGTTGTAGATCCTTTCTATACAACAAAGAAAAAGAAAAAAGTTGGTCTGGGAATATCCCTTTTATACCAAACAACTCTTCAATGCGACGGTGATTTTAAAATTGTTAGTGCAGAGAATAAAGGTACAATAGTCTTTGCAAAATTTAAAAGATCCCACATTGATCTTCCACCTATTGGAAACATTGAAGACACCTTGCTTTCATTACTGATACTGACAGATTCTGTAGATTTTAAATTTGTCTACAGGAAAAATAATACGAATTTTGTATTTGATACAAGAAAAATAAAAAAATTTATTGAGGGGGTACCAGTCATACACCCTGAAGTTATGAGGGTTCTTAAAAAATACATAAGAGATGGGCTAAGATCAATGGAAAACAA comes from the Caldisericia bacterium genome and includes:
- a CDS encoding serine kinase, with translation MRIEDTVELLDLKILNKGRSFKVKTGFTCDLLSVVMAKASKDSVWITVQRHLNTVAVATLREIGAIVISHGFIPDEEVIDRAKKERIWILTTEEPSFEISGKLYRLLRNETNS
- a CDS encoding PHP domain-containing protein; translation: MKLIADLHIHSVLSLCGDFEMAPCNIVRRVKELGLNTFSITDHNSIGNLLPFKKVAEKENLKFIFGMEVQTEEEVHVLTYFESYESIRRVWNIIYKKLPAVNNSPDYFGEQILVNDNDDIPDHNLFSLLEISDERDVKKLKEKFGFLKNFNFVSFSDAHYLKDIGRSITVFYLEGKENLILALNRGKVRIRRICYDE
- a CDS encoding sensor histidine kinase encodes the protein MMNELSLHIIDLVQNSVRAKAKFIEIILVDDEKRDEILLVVKDDGKGIRNDEIEKVVDPFYTTKKKKKVGLGISLLYQTTLQCDGDFKIVSAENKGTIVFAKFKRSHIDLPPIGNIEDTLLSLLILTDSVDFKFVYRKNNTNFVFDTRKIKKFIEGVPVIHPEVMRVLKKYIRDGLRSMENKTKGGNFYAKSKESKNS